Below is a genomic region from Methanoculleus thermophilus.
CGCCATGAGGACTCCTTCAGTCGATATGCTCAGCACCCGGATGAGAGGCGCGGCGGCTATGGAGAGGAGACGTATCGGGCGCGAGACCAGGCGGGCAATCCGCTCGGCGTTGTTCATGGCCACCCGTTTCGGCACCAGCTCGCCGATCACGAGCGTTAAGTAGGTGATGGCGGCGACGACGAGAACGCCCGCCAGCAGACTGCTGTAAGGAGCAAACAGGGGGACGCCCGCAAGGACTTCCGCAAGAGGGCCTGAAAGCGTTGCCCCGCCGTAGGCACCGTTCACAATCCCGACGAGGGTGATCCCGACCTGGATGGTGGAGAGAAACTGTGTCGGATCGTTGGCAAGTTCAAGGGCGGCAGCCGCCCCTGCATCGCCGTCTTCGGCTCTCTTTTGCAGGCGAGAGGGCTTCGCAGAGACGAGAGCAAACTCTGCCATCGAGAAGAACCCGTTTGCAAAGATCAGGAGGATGATGATCAGGATATCGGTGACGACAGGCATTTCCCGGCTCTCCTCGCCAAAAGGTTTACTGTACTTTTATCAAACCCTCACTTATGCGTATCGACACGACCGGGCAAGACATCCAGGGAATGAGAAATGTTTATCAATGTGGGGACAGGAGTTCCACCAGGTGATACGCAGTGGTCGAGATCGGCCAGCAGGCACAGGATTTCTCGATATCCGATCAGAATGGGAACAAAGTCCGGTTGTCGGACTTTCGAGGAAAGAGGGTCATCCTCTCCTTCCACCCGCTGGCCTGGACCAGCATCTGTGCCAGGCAGATGGAAGCGCTGGAGACGAACCATGAGGCCTTTGAGAACCTCGATGCCATTGCTTTCGGCATCAGCGTGGACTCGGTTCCCTGCAAACGGGCATGGGCAGAGAGCCTCGGAATTAAGAAAACCCGGATCCTTGCGGATTTCTGGCCGCACGGTGAGGTAGCCCAGATGTACGACGTCTTTGACAGCACAAAAGGCTACTCCCGGCGGGCCAACATCGTCATCGACGAGTTCGGGCGCATCATCTTCGTCAAGGAGTATCAGCTGACGACGGTACCCGATATGCAGGAAGTCCTTGACGCCCTGCAGGCACAGGAGAAGAGCAGGCAGGCAGAGGAACAGGTGCCGGAGATATAATCGTCGGCGCTGCCGGAATACTCATCCAGTAGTCCAGAAGATACTGCCGATCAGCGTGATCAGCAAGATCGCCGGAACAGCATAGCGGATGAGCACCATGTAGACCCTCTGCTGCCATCCGCATCCACCTATTTCTGCACAGATCCGGGCACGGTTGACAAACCACCCTCCAACGATGGAAAGGATCAGTCCGGCAACGATGAGGCCGAACGTCCCGAAGGCATAGTCGGCGAGGTCGAGGAACGGCGTTCCGAATACTTCGAGTTTCAGCACGGTATAACCGAGGGCAGACGGAAGCCCAAGAAGCATGACGGCAACAGAGACAAGGAGCGTCGCACGCCTCCGCGAGTAGCCGTAGGTATCGATCATGGTCGCCACCGGAACCTCAAGCATAGAGATCGCAGAGGTGAGCGCTGCAACAAAGAGCATCGTAAAGAAGAGCGCTCCAAGCAGCATACCGAACTGGATATTCGCAAAGGCAGCGGGCAGGGTGACGAAGACAAGGTTTACCCCGGCGGCTGGGTCAAGACCCGCGGTGAAGACCAGAGGAAAGATCATAAATCCGGCAAGGAACGCCACCAGCATATCGGCGACTGCGATGATGGAGGCGCTCCTAAAGAGGCTTCCTCGCCCAAGATAACTTCCATACGTGAGCAGGATCCCCATTCCCACCGAGAGCGAGAAGAAGGCCTGCCCAAACGCTGCAATCCAGACGCTCGGGTCGGTCAGTCGTGGGCAATCCGGGGTGAGGTAGAACCTAACCCCCTCGCCCGCCCCGGGCTCCGTGAGTGAGACGACCACGAGGAAGAGGAGGAGCACGATGAGGAGCGGGATAAGAAACCGGGAACTCTTCTCGATACCCCCACGGACTCCGGAGCGCACTGTCATAAAGACCGCAAGCCCGGAGATGAGGTAGAAGATGAGCGGAAGATAGGAATTGGTGAATCCTTCAAACTCCATCGGCTGGTTGAGGGCAAAGAAGAATGCATACGCAAGCACCCAACTCGTGATCACGAGGTAGTAACTGAGGATGAGGCTGACGATGAGGACGATGATGAGGCCTGCAACGAAAAAGCGCTGCCGTATCGCCTGAAAGGTGGAGATGACTGAACTCCCGCTGGAGCGGCCGATGACGAACTCTAAGATCATCAGGGGAAGACCAAAGAAGAGGATGGAGATCAGGTACGGGATCAGAAACGCTCCGCCGCCATTGGCACCGACAATATACGGAAACCGCCATATATTCCCGATGCCCACGGCCGACCCTATACTTGCAAGGATGAAACCCGCTACCGACGACCACTGCTCTCTTTCCATACCCTTCACCATCCGGGGCCCGTTCCCAGTAGTTGGCTTGTACTCTTTCTTTATATGTATACCCGGCCGGATCCGGCGGCAGGTTTTGTATGGATATCGATCAGTGCACTTTTGTAGCGGGGGCGCCCATACGGTTGTTGTAACTGGTAACAAGATGAGCGTCAGTTCCAGTGTGAACTCCCGGAAGGAGGAGGAACGTTGAACGAACGATACCCCTTCCTCATCTCCATCCCTCACGGAGGGATCTTGGTTCCCGCCGAACTCCGCGGGCTTATCAACCTCTCGCGAAAGGAGATCATCTTCAATAGCGATCCCCATACTCGCCTTCTCTATGGGTTCAATGACAGGGTAGAAGCAGTGGTCGACTTCGATATCTCCCGGGTCTTCGTCGATACCAACCGGCCACCCTACGATTATCCGCCGCGGGCTCAGGACGGGGTGACCAAGGTCATCACACAGGACGGGACCCCGGTATTCCGAAAAGGCCAGGTACCCGGCAGGGAAGTGATAGCGGCCCTTCTGAAGAACTATTACTACCCGTTCCACGGGCAGTTGACCAGGGCACTCAATACACTTCCCATCAGGATTGCCTTCGACTGCCACAGCATGCTACCGAAATCTCCGCCTGTTCGGGCAGACTCAGGTCGCCCGCGGCCGATCTTCTGTCTGAGTAACCGGGGGGACCTGAACGGAAAACCAAAGACGGCAGGGGGTCTCGTGACCTGCCCGCCGGAATGGCTTCAGGCGCTTGCCCGATCGTTCCAGACGGAGTTCGAGGGGGAGGGAAAGGTTGCCATGAACGATCCGTTCCGGGGCGGGTTCATATCGGTGGCACACTACCGACGGTCGCGGGTCCCCTGGGTCCAGGTCGAGATCAACCGCGGCCTCTACGAGACTCCGGATCGTGAAACCGATGAAAAGCGACTCGCCGAACTTCGGGAGAGGATCTTTTCAGCCATGGCCAACTTCTGGGACGAGATCTCCGGATAAGAAAAAATCCAATCTCAGCCGAATCAGACCTCAAACTCCCGGATTTTTCAGGCCGAAGATACTATGCCGATAGGGCGCCCACTTATATAGCGATGGATCGCCTGCACCTGATCCTGCAACGTTACTTTGGGCATACGGCGTTCAAGCCCTACCAGCAGGAGATCATAGACGACCTCCTCGCCGGACGCGACGTCCTCGCGGTGCTTGCAACCGGAGGCGGCAAGTCGCTCTGCTACCAGGTCCCGGCACTCATCGGTGATGGTGTGAC
It encodes:
- a CDS encoding redoxin domain-containing protein — its product is MVEIGQQAQDFSISDQNGNKVRLSDFRGKRVILSFHPLAWTSICARQMEALETNHEAFENLDAIAFGISVDSVPCKRAWAESLGIKKTRILADFWPHGEVAQMYDVFDSTKGYSRRANIVIDEFGRIIFVKEYQLTTVPDMQEVLDALQAQEKSRQAEEQVPEI
- a CDS encoding sodium-dependent transporter, which encodes MEREQWSSVAGFILASIGSAVGIGNIWRFPYIVGANGGGAFLIPYLISILFFGLPLMILEFVIGRSSGSSVISTFQAIRQRFFVAGLIIVLIVSLILSYYLVITSWVLAYAFFFALNQPMEFEGFTNSYLPLIFYLISGLAVFMTVRSGVRGGIEKSSRFLIPLLIVLLLFLVVVSLTEPGAGEGVRFYLTPDCPRLTDPSVWIAAFGQAFFSLSVGMGILLTYGSYLGRGSLFRSASIIAVADMLVAFLAGFMIFPLVFTAGLDPAAGVNLVFVTLPAAFANIQFGMLLGALFFTMLFVAALTSAISMLEVPVATMIDTYGYSRRRATLLVSVAVMLLGLPSALGYTVLKLEVFGTPFLDLADYAFGTFGLIVAGLILSIVGGWFVNRARICAEIGGCGWQQRVYMVLIRYAVPAILLITLIGSIFWTTG
- a CDS encoding N-formylglutamate amidohydrolase, translating into MNERYPFLISIPHGGILVPAELRGLINLSRKEIIFNSDPHTRLLYGFNDRVEAVVDFDISRVFVDTNRPPYDYPPRAQDGVTKVITQDGTPVFRKGQVPGREVIAALLKNYYYPFHGQLTRALNTLPIRIAFDCHSMLPKSPPVRADSGRPRPIFCLSNRGDLNGKPKTAGGLVTCPPEWLQALARSFQTEFEGEGKVAMNDPFRGGFISVAHYRRSRVPWVQVEINRGLYETPDRETDEKRLAELRERIFSAMANFWDEISG